Proteins encoded together in one Orrella marina window:
- the murU gene encoding N-acetylmuramate alpha-1-phosphate uridylyltransferase MurU, whose product MRAMILAAGRGKRMRPLTDHTPKPLLKVGQRPLIDWHLQNLSSAGFRQIVVNHAWLGDQIRAHLGDGGNWNLKIHHSAEEQALETAGGIARALPWLGDKPFLVINGDVWTDWPASEALVHAKALQGSSSHQAHLVMVPNPPQHPKGDFLLRDGLVQDPASPLSATTRDEPAYTFSGIGIYKPDLFDGVPADKPVALGPLLRKAMQSGQILGSLYAGQWHDIGTKERLEKLDRALRCSG is encoded by the coding sequence ATGCGCGCAATGATTCTGGCGGCAGGCCGTGGAAAGCGAATGCGGCCCCTGACCGACCACACACCGAAACCATTGCTCAAGGTTGGCCAACGCCCCTTGATAGACTGGCATCTGCAGAACCTGTCTAGCGCAGGGTTCCGTCAGATTGTCGTGAACCATGCGTGGCTTGGTGACCAGATACGCGCCCACCTGGGTGATGGTGGAAACTGGAACCTGAAAATCCACCACAGTGCGGAAGAGCAGGCGTTAGAGACGGCCGGTGGGATCGCGCGGGCACTGCCGTGGCTAGGTGATAAACCTTTTCTTGTCATCAATGGCGATGTCTGGACCGACTGGCCAGCATCAGAGGCCCTTGTACACGCAAAAGCCTTGCAAGGTTCTTCGTCGCACCAGGCGCATCTGGTCATGGTTCCCAATCCACCCCAGCATCCGAAGGGAGACTTCCTGCTGAGAGATGGACTTGTGCAAGATCCTGCGTCACCATTGTCGGCGACGACCCGGGACGAGCCGGCTTATACCTTCAGCGGCATCGGCATCTACAAACCGGATTTATTTGATGGCGTCCCTGCAGACAAACCCGTCGCACTGGGTCCGTTACTCAGAAAGGCCATGCAGTCAGGCCAGATTCTTGGTAGCCTATATGCAGGTCAGTGGCATGATATTGGTACCAAGGAACGACTCGAAAAACTCGATCGTGCGCTTCGGTGCTCCGGTTAG
- a CDS encoding isocitrate/isopropylmalate dehydrogenase family protein, with the protein MQLVVIPGDGIGPETMEVAVKALQAASSLAGAPLELVHDLAGHASLEKFGTTIREDLVEKISQSDGLILGPMTTHDLNSQDRKQANPSAFFRKHFDLFANVRPARTFEGVPVRSQPFDLVVVRENTEGFYADRNMKSGNSEILVTDDVVISMRRITRHCCERIARAAFELAMTRRRKVTIVHKSNVLKVGDGMFMDICHEVAREYPDVVVDDVIVDAMMALAVREPQRFDVLVTTNMFGDILSDLTAELSGSLGMAASINAGSTFAMSQAAHGSAPDIAGKNIANPLSQIWSSSMLLAWLAQKHQKPEYADLARRLELAMVQTVRQGRVTRDMGGSLGTLEVGDAVLENLNA; encoded by the coding sequence ATGCAACTGGTTGTGATTCCCGGTGACGGTATTGGTCCCGAAACCATGGAGGTGGCCGTCAAGGCGCTGCAGGCAGCGTCTTCTCTGGCAGGTGCTCCGCTTGAACTAGTTCATGATCTGGCGGGTCATGCCAGCCTTGAGAAATTCGGCACAACCATCCGAGAAGATCTGGTAGAAAAAATCTCGCAATCTGACGGGTTGATTCTGGGACCCATGACGACCCATGATCTGAACAGCCAGGACAGAAAGCAAGCCAATCCGTCGGCGTTTTTTCGCAAACACTTTGACCTGTTTGCCAACGTCCGTCCCGCCAGAACGTTTGAAGGGGTTCCGGTACGTAGTCAGCCATTCGATCTGGTTGTAGTGCGAGAGAACACGGAAGGGTTCTACGCTGATCGCAACATGAAGTCAGGCAACAGTGAAATTCTGGTGACCGACGATGTGGTGATTTCGATGCGACGCATCACCCGTCATTGTTGTGAGCGAATCGCGCGCGCCGCGTTTGAACTTGCGATGACGCGTCGCCGCAAGGTGACAATCGTTCACAAGTCCAATGTGCTCAAGGTTGGAGACGGGATGTTCATGGATATCTGTCACGAGGTCGCCAGAGAATATCCGGATGTGGTTGTGGACGACGTTATCGTGGACGCCATGATGGCGCTCGCCGTGCGCGAGCCTCAGCGCTTTGATGTGCTGGTGACGACCAACATGTTTGGTGACATTCTGTCGGACCTCACCGCTGAGCTTTCCGGCAGCCTTGGCATGGCCGCATCGATCAATGCTGGTTCCACTTTTGCCATGTCTCAGGCTGCACATGGTTCGGCGCCTGATATCGCCGGCAAGAATATCGCCAATCCCTTGAGCCAGATCTGGTCTTCATCCATGTTGCTTGCCTGGCTTGCGCAGAAGCATCAGAAGCCTGAGTATGCCGATCTGGCCAGACGCCTCGAGCTTGCCATGGTGCAGACCGTGCGCCAAGGGCGTGTGACGCGTGATATGGGTGGATCGCTCGGTACGCTAGAGGTAGGTGATGCTGTCCTTGAAAACCTGAACGCCTGA
- a CDS encoding LPS-assembly protein LptD: protein MQRLRLLPLFGMVTTAALGAAGESVLAQPAQAAPSAKQYQPVEARIVSGLRESSGLRPVGVDPDTLPVYLEAMRMTSDGQDFATLEGAASARRADAVIKARRLHFDQASNVMTGTGNARLVQDGNIVVGPSLRFNMENNSGQVEQPNFWLQNAGSGVGSKADIKSKDEMTVTDVTYTGCPCPDPAWRIEASKVDLHFDENEGIARNGVLYFKDVPILASPYLTFPIRKERKSGFLAPTFAITSQTGFDMALPYYFNIAPNYDATLTLRPTSKRGLQLGGEFRYLQPDYFGTMAGTYLNNDYQLDRSRWAYSWQHNQVFGNGFYGNFDLNGVSDKDYFRDFTTLAINQASTSYLPKTGNLGWSNKYWQANVQVASYQTIADVVPQYNKLPEFTLTGTRFDWNGFDIRSQNAATWFRRPLSDQGLRLGPDGQRFTSYTSVAYPIVRPGWYITPKFGMHLTQYETDWYGLSMGGQQPANATRALPIMSIDSGMTFERQTSFFGSAAIQTLEPRIYYLRVPYRDQSNLPIYDTSLSDFSFSQAFQENIYNGGWDRIANANQLTVALGTRWLDEETGFERLAISAGQRFYFADQRVTLPGEAPRTDVRSDWLFGATAALTNTLSTSMSLQYNPYDNQWDRAQVTARWVPKRATSLSASYRYQRQPTGLYQPQGQDQISLSFQWPLTNNLYSVGRVDYSLLSDPSRNATPRVTQAIAGLEYKADCCWAARVVYQRYAIDPTSVNNAIFFQLELSGLGSLGQDPMGMLTRSIPSYENIAPNIPPVGKFERYE, encoded by the coding sequence GTGCAACGTTTGAGATTGCTGCCACTGTTTGGAATGGTCACGACTGCCGCGCTCGGTGCGGCAGGCGAGTCTGTACTCGCCCAGCCAGCGCAGGCTGCACCATCCGCTAAACAGTACCAGCCAGTCGAGGCCCGTATCGTGTCTGGTCTGCGGGAGTCATCAGGGTTGCGCCCGGTGGGTGTCGATCCCGACACCCTTCCCGTCTATCTTGAAGCGATGCGAATGACCAGCGATGGCCAGGATTTTGCGACGCTCGAGGGGGCTGCGTCTGCCCGTCGTGCAGATGCTGTTATCAAGGCTCGTCGCCTGCATTTTGATCAGGCGTCCAACGTGATGACCGGGACCGGCAATGCTCGACTGGTTCAGGATGGCAATATCGTGGTCGGTCCGTCGTTGCGCTTCAACATGGAGAACAACAGCGGGCAGGTCGAGCAACCCAATTTCTGGTTACAGAATGCCGGTTCGGGCGTCGGATCCAAAGCCGACATCAAGAGCAAGGACGAGATGACAGTCACGGATGTGACTTACACCGGGTGTCCCTGCCCGGATCCGGCCTGGCGTATTGAAGCCTCCAAAGTCGATCTGCATTTTGATGAGAATGAGGGTATTGCCCGTAATGGCGTGCTTTATTTCAAGGACGTGCCAATTCTGGCATCACCTTATCTGACATTTCCCATCAGAAAAGAGCGCAAATCGGGATTCTTGGCGCCGACCTTCGCCATCACGAGCCAGACCGGCTTTGATATGGCTTTGCCGTATTACTTCAATATTGCACCCAACTATGACGCAACGCTGACATTGAGGCCAACCAGCAAGCGTGGCTTGCAACTCGGGGGAGAGTTTCGGTATCTGCAGCCGGACTACTTCGGCACGATGGCAGGTACGTATCTGAATAACGACTATCAGTTGGACAGAAGCCGGTGGGCTTATTCATGGCAGCACAATCAAGTCTTCGGCAATGGTTTCTACGGAAATTTCGATCTGAATGGTGTGTCGGACAAGGACTATTTCCGGGACTTCACCACTCTGGCCATCAACCAGGCTAGCACCAGCTATCTGCCCAAGACAGGAAATCTGGGCTGGAGCAACAAGTACTGGCAGGCTAACGTTCAGGTTGCAAGTTATCAGACGATTGCCGATGTGGTGCCGCAGTACAACAAACTGCCCGAGTTCACACTGACAGGAACGCGATTTGACTGGAACGGGTTCGACATAAGGAGCCAGAACGCAGCAACGTGGTTCAGACGTCCATTGTCCGATCAGGGTCTCAGGCTGGGTCCGGATGGGCAGCGCTTTACCTCTTACACGTCGGTGGCCTATCCGATTGTTCGCCCCGGCTGGTACATCACCCCGAAATTCGGGATGCACCTCACCCAGTACGAAACCGACTGGTATGGACTTTCCATGGGTGGCCAGCAACCGGCGAACGCCACGCGTGCATTGCCCATCATGTCGATTGACTCCGGCATGACTTTCGAGCGTCAGACTTCGTTCTTCGGGAGTGCGGCGATCCAGACGCTTGAGCCAAGAATCTACTACCTGAGGGTACCCTATCGAGATCAGTCGAACCTGCCCATCTACGACACTTCGCTCTCCGACTTCAGCTTTTCTCAGGCGTTTCAGGAGAACATATACAATGGTGGCTGGGACCGGATCGCGAACGCCAATCAGCTCACAGTGGCGCTGGGGACCCGGTGGCTCGACGAAGAGACGGGATTCGAACGCCTTGCCATCTCTGCCGGGCAACGATTCTATTTCGCGGATCAGCGGGTGACACTTCCCGGCGAAGCGCCCAGAACAGATGTCCGCTCCGACTGGCTGTTCGGAGCGACCGCAGCGCTGACCAACACGCTCTCGACGTCGATGAGTCTGCAGTACAACCCGTACGACAATCAATGGGATCGTGCCCAGGTTACCGCGCGCTGGGTGCCCAAGAGGGCGACCAGCCTGTCAGCCTCCTATCGATATCAGCGTCAGCCTACTGGTCTGTATCAACCGCAGGGACAGGACCAGATCAGCCTCTCATTTCAATGGCCGCTGACCAACAACCTTTATTCCGTCGGGCGAGTCGATTATTCTTTACTGAGCGATCCCAGCAGGAACGCAACGCCGCGGGTTACCCAGGCTATTGCCGGACTGGAGTACAAAGCAGATTGCTGCTGGGCTGCACGTGTGGTTTACCAGCGCTACGCAATTGATCCGACGTCGGTTAACAACGCGATTTTCTTTCAGCTCGAACTTTCGGGCCTGGGTAGTCTGGGACAGGATCCCATGGGCATGCTGACACGCAGCATCCCCAGCTACGAGAATATTGCGCCGAACATACCGCCAGTGGGTAAATTTGAAAGGTACGAATGA
- a CDS encoding aminoglycoside phosphotransferase family protein — protein sequence MTQRIELEARRKSLIQWLESLPESLELDVATLSSASSDASFRRYDRLQAGNRTLIVMDAPPPFEDCRPFVDVTRRLSDVALSVPQILAVNLEDGFLLLSDLGNQTYYDRIQSGIDDMQRQSLYRCAIEALVTLQHASADGLPVFDATRLLEELQVFTEWYVKVHHQTELSVQEHEALNGIFEVLASHVANEPAVLVHRDFHSPNLMVPLPETPEAPGIIDYQDAVKGAISYDLASLVFDARTTWEEAQQLDWAIRYWERARQQKLPVPDDFAQFHMQYEWTGLQRNLRILGVFARLNHRDDKSHYLDHIPRVLGYVRQVAQRYRPFIPLLRLLDRLEGIERKTALTF from the coding sequence ATGACGCAACGAATTGAGCTCGAAGCCCGCCGAAAATCCCTGATTCAGTGGCTGGAATCCCTGCCTGAGTCTCTTGAGCTGGACGTTGCAACACTATCGTCTGCGTCAAGTGATGCGAGCTTCCGACGCTACGACCGTCTGCAGGCCGGGAACCGGACCCTGATCGTCATGGACGCCCCTCCTCCTTTCGAAGACTGTCGACCATTTGTCGATGTCACGCGTCGACTTTCAGACGTTGCCCTGAGTGTGCCACAAATACTGGCAGTCAATCTCGAAGACGGCTTCCTTCTTCTGAGCGACCTGGGCAACCAGACCTATTACGATCGGATCCAGTCCGGAATCGATGATATGCAACGTCAGAGTCTGTATCGCTGCGCGATCGAGGCACTTGTAACCCTCCAGCACGCATCTGCGGATGGCCTGCCAGTCTTCGATGCCACCAGACTGCTGGAAGAGTTGCAGGTCTTCACCGAATGGTATGTCAAGGTACACCACCAGACCGAACTCTCGGTCCAGGAACATGAGGCCCTGAACGGTATTTTTGAGGTACTGGCCAGTCACGTCGCGAATGAACCGGCTGTACTGGTACACAGGGACTTTCATAGCCCGAACCTGATGGTACCCCTTCCAGAAACACCTGAAGCACCAGGCATCATCGACTATCAGGACGCGGTAAAAGGGGCGATCAGCTACGACCTGGCCTCACTGGTGTTCGATGCGCGCACAACCTGGGAAGAAGCGCAGCAGCTGGACTGGGCAATCCGCTACTGGGAGAGAGCCAGACAACAGAAACTCCCTGTTCCGGACGATTTTGCGCAGTTTCACATGCAGTACGAATGGACGGGTCTGCAGCGAAACCTGCGAATCCTCGGCGTATTTGCCCGCCTGAACCATCGCGATGACAAATCGCACTATCTGGATCACATTCCGAGAGTGCTCGGCTACGTCAGACAAGTCGCGCAGCGTTACCGGCCCTTCATCCCGCTGCTCAGACTGCTGGATCGCCTAGAGGGAATCGAACGCAAGACTGCACTGACTTTCTGA
- a CDS encoding ribonuclease activity regulator RraA has product MNQGVDMSLSTDVVEALQTVSTATLTTLLLKKGLRNVWMRGTRPIRTGQARVVGRAFTMRFVPAREDLATPASWNSPTSTRAAIEAMPEGCIAVVDARGVTDAGIFGDILAARIARRGVSAVVTDGVMRDVAGVLGTRLPIWCQGVAAPPSVAGLTFVDWQSPIGCGGVAVFPGDVVVADEDGAVLIPAALLEEIVPLALEQERLEAWIVSQVEEGARLPGLYPPNEENLAKYRSSQS; this is encoded by the coding sequence ATGAATCAGGGTGTCGATATGAGCCTGTCCACAGATGTTGTGGAGGCTTTGCAAACGGTGTCAACGGCGACGCTGACAACGCTTTTGCTCAAGAAAGGGCTGCGCAATGTCTGGATGCGGGGTACTCGACCGATTCGAACGGGTCAGGCACGAGTGGTCGGGCGCGCATTTACAATGCGTTTTGTGCCGGCTCGCGAGGACCTTGCAACGCCCGCGTCATGGAACTCCCCCACATCGACTCGCGCGGCAATTGAAGCCATGCCTGAAGGTTGCATCGCAGTCGTCGATGCCCGGGGTGTCACCGACGCCGGCATTTTTGGCGACATTCTGGCAGCTCGTATTGCCAGGCGCGGCGTGAGTGCCGTGGTCACCGACGGGGTCATGCGCGATGTGGCTGGAGTGCTTGGAACCCGCTTGCCTATCTGGTGCCAGGGTGTTGCGGCACCCCCATCTGTCGCAGGGCTGACATTTGTCGACTGGCAGTCTCCGATAGGGTGCGGCGGTGTGGCGGTGTTTCCTGGCGATGTGGTGGTTGCCGATGAGGATGGCGCAGTGCTGATTCCTGCCGCCTTGCTCGAGGAGATCGTGCCGCTTGCCCTGGAGCAGGAGCGACTTGAGGCCTGGATTGTTTCGCAGGTCGAGGAGGGGGCCAGACTGCCTGGGCTTTACCCTCCTAATGAAGAGAATCTCGCCAAATACCGGTCAAGCCAGAGCTAA
- a CDS encoding dihydrodipicolinate synthase family protein: MTQDKQRFGTDARGVYLIAVTPFKDSGDIDFESTDRMVDFYLESGANGLTLLGVMGEAPKLTAQESGEFVERVLRRVNGKVPVIVGASAPGFAAMKALSQRVVDMGADGVMVAPAAGLRTDDQIRAYFAMVNETLGSIPWVLQDHPNSTGVQISTSLLIDLLAQSPNCLMLKHEDGPGLAKLSAIRDAETSKGLRRVSILTGNGGGLFLPEELVRGADGAMTGFAYPEMMVDVCRAFDEGQAERAFDLFDAYLPLARYEQQPGVGLAVRKHLMHKRGIIASEKIRRPGPSLSAADRADIDRLVRRQTERLAQIG; this comes from the coding sequence ATGACTCAGGACAAGCAACGTTTCGGAACCGACGCGCGTGGCGTCTACCTGATCGCGGTGACACCCTTCAAAGATAGTGGTGACATCGATTTTGAAAGTACAGACCGGATGGTCGACTTTTATCTTGAGTCGGGAGCCAATGGCCTGACCCTGCTGGGCGTGATGGGTGAGGCACCCAAGCTGACAGCGCAGGAGTCTGGCGAGTTCGTAGAACGAGTCTTGCGCCGTGTTAATGGCAAGGTCCCTGTCATCGTGGGCGCTTCGGCGCCTGGCTTTGCCGCCATGAAAGCCTTGAGCCAGCGGGTTGTGGACATGGGCGCAGACGGGGTTATGGTGGCGCCGGCTGCGGGACTCAGAACAGACGACCAGATCCGTGCCTATTTTGCCATGGTCAATGAGACCCTCGGGTCGATCCCCTGGGTGTTGCAAGACCATCCCAATTCAACCGGCGTGCAGATCTCGACGTCACTGCTGATCGATTTGCTGGCGCAGTCTCCCAATTGCCTCATGCTCAAGCACGAGGATGGCCCAGGGCTGGCTAAGCTCAGCGCGATCCGCGACGCAGAGACAAGCAAAGGCTTGCGACGGGTGTCGATTCTGACCGGCAATGGCGGCGGCCTGTTTCTGCCCGAAGAGCTGGTGCGGGGTGCTGATGGGGCCATGACAGGTTTTGCGTATCCCGAGATGATGGTGGATGTCTGTCGGGCCTTTGATGAGGGGCAGGCTGAAAGGGCGTTCGATCTTTTTGATGCCTATCTGCCATTGGCACGCTATGAGCAGCAACCTGGAGTTGGGCTCGCCGTAAGAAAACATCTCATGCACAAACGTGGCATTATCGCCTCGGAAAAAATCCGGCGTCCTGGCCCGAGTCTGTCTGCTGCAGATAGGGCCGACATTGATCGCCTGGTCAGGCGGCAGACTGAACGTCTCGCGCAAATCGGTTGA
- a CDS encoding DsbA family oxidoreductase, translating to MTEPVRIDMVSDIACPWCAIGLTTLENALKELQGSIAVEVHLQPFELNPDMPKGGEEVISYLSAKYGIEPDQVRINQQRIYDRAKEVGFEFHPEGRKHVYNTFDCHRLLHWAATECGVEQAFSLKKALLAAYFTRVENMDDLQTLLDAVQAAGLDTDRAAQVLSGDEFAQAVRSEQTRWKMLGIRAVPAFILDNKFLVEGAQPQENLVAAIRQASERSQSQG from the coding sequence ATGACCGAGCCCGTTCGTATCGACATGGTTTCCGATATTGCATGCCCATGGTGCGCCATCGGCCTGACAACCCTGGAAAACGCACTGAAGGAACTCCAGGGATCGATCGCGGTGGAGGTTCACCTTCAACCGTTCGAACTGAATCCAGACATGCCCAAAGGCGGTGAAGAAGTCATCTCATACCTGTCTGCCAAGTACGGAATCGAGCCTGATCAGGTCCGGATCAACCAGCAGCGTATTTACGATCGTGCCAAAGAAGTCGGGTTCGAATTTCATCCAGAAGGTCGTAAACACGTTTACAACACATTCGACTGTCATCGATTGCTGCACTGGGCCGCTACCGAATGTGGTGTGGAGCAGGCATTCTCCCTCAAAAAGGCTCTGCTGGCTGCCTATTTCACTCGCGTGGAGAACATGGACGACTTGCAGACACTGCTTGATGCTGTTCAGGCCGCAGGCCTGGACACCGATCGGGCGGCTCAGGTTTTATCCGGGGATGAGTTCGCGCAAGCCGTACGTTCGGAGCAGACACGCTGGAAGATGCTCGGTATTCGTGCCGTACCAGCCTTCATTCTCGACAACAAGTTTCTGGTCGAAGGTGCGCAGCCTCAAGAGAATCTGGTCGCGGCCATCCGGCAGGCAAGCGAGCGATCACAGTCTCAAGGCTAG
- the aspA gene encoding aspartate ammonia-lyase codes for MDTESLTGEFRIEHDLLGDMEIPAQAYYGVHTLRAIENFPITGQSIGLVADLVNALAEIKIASALANRDLGMLDEIRADAIVKACQEILAGNLYDQFKVDLIQGGAGTSTNMNANEVIANRALELLGHERGQYEHLHPNEHVNMSQSTNDVYPTALKLATYRGCERLLARMQSLQEAFERKAVEFKDILKVGRTQLQDAVPMTLGQEFHTYSVMIGEDISRVQEALPLICEINLGATAIGTGINTHPEYASYARNHLAEVTGLPLITAPNLIEATQDVGAFVQLSGVLKRVAVKVSKICHDLRLLSSGPRAGIGEINLPARQAGSSIMPGKVNPVIPEVVNQVAYEVIGNDVTISFAAEAGQLQLNAFEPIIAYSMFRSISHLSNAFQTLEVNCVDGITANLDVLQEHMDRSIVLVTALNPYIGYQNATSVAKEALHSGKRVYDIVLERGLLDQAKLDAILHPQALTAPRLPIR; via the coding sequence ATGGACACGGAAAGCCTGACTGGCGAATTTCGGATTGAACACGATCTGCTCGGGGACATGGAAATCCCGGCACAGGCCTACTACGGCGTGCACACACTTCGCGCCATTGAGAACTTTCCCATCACCGGCCAGTCGATCGGCCTGGTGGCTGACCTGGTCAACGCGCTGGCAGAAATCAAGATTGCATCGGCGCTGGCCAACCGCGATCTGGGCATGCTTGACGAGATCCGGGCCGACGCAATTGTCAAGGCCTGCCAGGAGATTCTGGCCGGCAACCTGTACGATCAGTTCAAGGTCGATCTGATCCAGGGAGGAGCCGGTACATCCACCAACATGAACGCCAACGAAGTGATTGCCAACCGGGCACTGGAGTTACTCGGACATGAGCGTGGCCAGTACGAACACCTGCACCCCAACGAACACGTCAACATGAGTCAATCGACCAACGATGTGTATCCCACCGCACTGAAGCTAGCGACTTACCGGGGGTGCGAGCGACTGCTGGCACGAATGCAGTCACTCCAAGAAGCATTCGAGCGCAAGGCAGTCGAGTTCAAGGACATCCTGAAAGTTGGCCGTACACAATTGCAGGATGCCGTACCCATGACGCTCGGACAAGAGTTCCACACCTACTCTGTCATGATTGGGGAGGATATATCGCGGGTTCAGGAGGCATTACCTCTGATCTGCGAAATCAACCTGGGAGCCACGGCCATTGGCACCGGGATTAACACCCACCCCGAATATGCCAGTTACGCTCGCAACCATCTTGCCGAGGTAACCGGACTGCCGTTGATCACCGCCCCCAACCTGATCGAAGCCACGCAAGACGTAGGAGCCTTTGTTCAGCTATCCGGTGTACTCAAACGCGTCGCCGTTAAAGTGTCGAAGATTTGTCACGACCTGCGATTGCTTTCGAGCGGTCCGCGCGCAGGTATTGGCGAAATCAATCTGCCTGCCCGTCAGGCTGGATCGAGCATCATGCCTGGCAAGGTCAATCCGGTGATTCCGGAAGTGGTGAACCAGGTTGCGTATGAGGTCATTGGCAACGACGTCACCATCAGTTTTGCGGCTGAAGCTGGCCAGCTTCAACTCAACGCGTTCGAACCAATCATCGCCTACTCGATGTTTCGTAGCATCTCCCACCTGAGCAACGCATTCCAGACACTTGAAGTCAACTGCGTGGACGGGATCACAGCCAATCTGGATGTCTTGCAGGAGCACATGGACCGTTCGATCGTGCTTGTCACGGCACTGAACCCATACATCGGGTATCAGAATGCAACCAGCGTAGCCAAAGAAGCACTGCACTCTGGCAAACGCGTGTATGACATCGTGCTTGAACGCGGACTACTGGACCAGGCAAAACTCGACGCGATCCTGCACCCGCAGGCACTGACGGCTCCGCGTCTACCCATCCGCTGA
- a CDS encoding DUF6776 family protein — translation MGIFGGSRRQVFKPSPYDTRRRSKGLPRWFILLALGILFGAGGVLILQASYGPKRLTVLESQKLTDDLASVSLERQQLQSNLNELQRTLNSEREQFKNDVSKLQQEISSLTTRLKPLREEVSMFTNAITAGLKFDPIGIAGASFEQSSGDEPLSYHILLVQEEEDKPQYAGRIEVTFEGRYPNGRAGAVKALVVPFTLGHYEHLTGRVEMPNGFRATRATLRVYEADGQRALSYRTYSVDS, via the coding sequence ATGGGAATTTTTGGGGGATCTCGTCGTCAGGTCTTCAAGCCATCTCCATACGACACGCGCAGACGCTCCAAGGGGTTGCCGCGATGGTTCATCTTGCTCGCACTCGGCATTCTGTTCGGCGCAGGTGGCGTTCTGATTCTTCAGGCCAGCTATGGGCCGAAGCGGCTGACCGTACTGGAATCACAGAAACTGACAGACGATCTGGCGTCAGTATCACTGGAGCGCCAGCAACTCCAGTCCAATCTGAACGAACTGCAGCGCACGCTCAACAGCGAGCGTGAGCAGTTCAAGAATGACGTCAGCAAGCTGCAACAAGAAATCAGCTCGCTCACCACGCGCCTGAAACCACTCCGTGAGGAAGTTTCAATGTTCACCAATGCAATCACTGCGGGTCTGAAGTTCGATCCGATCGGGATTGCGGGTGCATCCTTCGAGCAGTCAAGTGGCGATGAGCCTCTGTCCTACCATATCTTGCTGGTACAAGAAGAAGAGGACAAGCCGCAGTATGCGGGCCGGATTGAAGTGACATTCGAGGGACGTTACCCCAACGGTCGCGCTGGTGCGGTCAAGGCGCTGGTCGTTCCGTTCACGCTCGGACATTACGAGCACCTGACTGGACGAGTCGAAATGCCCAACGGTTTCCGCGCGACCAGGGCCACCCTCAGAGTCTACGAGGCGGATGGTCAGCGGGCACTGAGCTACAGAACTTATAGTGTTGATAGCTGA
- a CDS encoding PaaI family thioesterase, giving the protein MGYLRKDLTLETLNNRIGENLPGYLGISMTGFGEGEITSRMELKKIHFAPNTYLHAGSIVTLADTTAGFGTYAHLPEGSTGFTTIELKSNFLGTLREGAIICVARAQHLGRNTQIWDAEVFDEATNRKMALFRCSQMILWPKG; this is encoded by the coding sequence ATGGGATATCTCAGAAAAGACCTCACACTTGAAACTTTGAACAACAGAATCGGCGAGAACCTGCCAGGTTACCTTGGCATTTCCATGACCGGTTTCGGCGAAGGTGAGATCACGAGCCGCATGGAACTCAAAAAGATTCACTTTGCGCCGAACACCTACCTGCATGCCGGCAGCATTGTCACGCTCGCGGACACCACAGCCGGATTTGGTACCTACGCCCACCTGCCCGAGGGCTCGACAGGTTTCACCACGATTGAGCTAAAGTCGAACTTCCTGGGTACATTACGAGAAGGAGCCATCATCTGCGTCGCCAGAGCCCAGCATCTGGGCCGTAACACGCAAATCTGGGATGCCGAGGTGTTCGATGAAGCGACCAATCGCAAGATGGCACTATTTCGCTGCAGCCAGATGATTCTCTGGCCCAAGGGATAA